The segment GATGGAGAACAGCTCTggggagaaggacctgggggtgctggtggacaAGAAGTTCAACCTGAGCTGGCAATGTGGCCTTGCAGCCAGAAGGCCAaccacatcctgggctgcaggaaaagAGACAGGCCCAGCAGGGTAAAGGAGGTGGTTCTCCCTCTCTACTCTGCCctcatgagaccccacctggagtgctgcatccagctctggagcccctAGTTCAAAAAAGACACTGATCTGTTGgaacaagtccagaggagggccactaagctgagcagagggctggaacacctctcctatgatgacaggctggcagagctggggttgttcagcctggaaaaggctTCAGAGAGATTCCAGTATCTAACCAGAGCTTCCAagaaggctgcagagggaagctCTGGTTAGGTACTGGAGTCTCTTTgaagccttctccaggctgaacaaccccagctgctgctgcttcttccaaGAAGACTTTTCACAAGGGAATGTAGTGATAGAACAAGTGGGAATGAccttaagctgaaggagggaaGGTTTAAATTAGATAATAGGCAGGAATTGTATGTTTTCCAGAAGAATTCACTTCTtctgagggtgatgaggcatTGGAAGAGATTGCCTAAAAAGGCTGTGGAGTTCCCacagctggggttgttcagcattaggctggatggagccctgagcaacctggtctagtggaaggtgtccctgcccatggaaggggagttggaactaggTGGTCTTTAAGGCCCCgtccaacccaaactattctgtgactGATTTCCTTGAGCCAGGAGTTCTGTAGGACAGAAGCCAAGCAGCTCTGATGGACATACTGACTTctggctcagtaccagcacaaCAGCTTACCTAAACAGCTTTCTAGCAAGCATGCCATCTCAacacttttatttcctttactcTTGCTTTCCAAGATGATCATAATATCTGTTGTCCCTACAGGTGTATATGACTGAAAATCTacaggcaaaacaaaaatcctttttaaaaaaatgcattgtaAAATCTTGTACAAAATTGTCAGTAAACCACTTTCCCTATTAATGctgatataaatatttatgacCACTACTTTCAtagaaattttaattatttctctaCTTGGTTTCCTCTTGGAGGGGGGGGGCATTGAATAACTCTTATCTATGAAAATTCAACTTTCTGTATCAGGTTTATAGATATAGATAATTGTATATAATATACAATTTCTCAATAAACATTACTAAAGTCAAGGAAAAGTGCTCatatttctttctggttttaagTATAAATGAATACTGAGTGACTGGTTGCTGCCACATctttttgaaaagcttttctgttgGGGGAGGGAGTTAAGCCAAACTTCTCTTCAAATGACACAACACTCTCTCCACACCTTGGCAGATAAAAAGATGACTTTCTCAAATAATGGTTAAATTCTTCATAGTTGTTTGGGGATGGAAACAGGAGGATGGATCATAAATTGGCACACCTAGACACATGCAATACCAGCACCCATTGTTGCTTTGAGTGAAATTCTTTTAACGAATTCGTTTAAAGCACCTTTAACCCAAACCTCCTGGGCCCACCCATGAAGCACAGGCCTTGCCTGAGATTAATGCAAAAGCCTCAgcaaaaggcagggaaaagcagcatgaGCAATGCTTACAGGTCAGAAGATTTCAGAGACAAAGCCAAGCAGCCAAGTCCTGCCAGTCCAGCCCCAGGAGAGAGATGGGTATCCTGAAACTGCCACAGCTGATCAGGCAGGACTGACAGCGAACTCAGGGAGCTCAGCTGAACACCTCTACTCTAATGAGGTTCATCTCTTCCAGAAATTAATATTCAAGGAGACACTTTTACAGATGAAAACTCCAGCAATTGCCACACAATCTCTAAGGCCTGACAAGAACAAAACAAGTCTTAGATCTAAGACTGACATAATCTTGTGAAAATAGCTTCCTTTAATTCAACCTTATCTTCTATCCAAAACTCATTTAATTTATGTATCTATTTGTAAGACTATGTGCCAGTTGTATCATCCAGAATAAATATTACTCTTTGAGAATAAATATTACTCTTTGCACTACACTTGTTCCTTGACAGTGTCAAACATTAGCTTCACACATGATAAACTCCAGCCTGAACTCACTTCTGAGTTTTAATGCCAGGACTAACTTATCAGTCATTGTGAAGTTAATACATCAGAGCACTATGAGGCTAATTAAGCTTTTCTTTATTCcaccaaaaaaataatttgagagaAATTACTGCTTATGTTTTCTTATACAGGAAATCTTTTGCTTATTTACAGTATGTCTGGCTGCATGTATCTTCTTGGAATAGCACAGAAAGGGACAAGCAGGCTGGTGCCTTTGAAGAAAGTGATGCAAAAAGGGTAAGGAGGCTGCGTGAACCCTGGGACTCCTATTGCCTGCTCATGGCAAGGATATAAACAGCCTTTGAAAGAGGATGCTTTAGGTAGTCCCAAAGTCAAGTTGAGAAACCAGGCAAAATGTCCTCTCTTCACTGctagccctggcacaggtttaaTATTCTGGAAACAGTGCAGGGTGAATAATGGGGTGTTTTGGCAAGCAGCCACTATTAAGCACTCATGGATACAGCTTGCCTTTTCAGACATTAGGGGTGAATAACACCTCTGGAACACAATCCTCACCTAAAGCCAGAAAAGAAATTGGAAGATTTTTAACTTCCAGAAACAGAGCTAGAGAAACaagtcttttccttttccctttccccatcctGGATTTCAGATTTTGGCATGGTGGAAGGGGAGACTCTGCATTATCATGTCCAAAAGAAACGTGAAAAGGGCATTTCATGTTTTCACAACTTTAACAAAATCTTTCTTCATGAAAATTCATTTTAGGAGTGAAATTATACAGTTTACTTGGTTTTGCTCTGGTATGTCTGAGGAATCCTCTAAGGGACATATGGTGAATTATCTTTTATATCTTAATGCTGGTTAATGTTGTGCAGAGCAGTTGCATCGGTATTTGTATAccaaaaaaatgctttcttgatcaaaaaagagattaaaatcaTATACAGGATTGTTTTCAAAAGTGAAGATAATAATTGGTGTATCTTACAGATATGTGATTTATACAATAGTAGTTGggacataaaaaaaattaaacatccaatccagaagaaataaataaatcatggtgtgcatttaaaaattcatacTTTTTGTTAATTGTCAGAATATTTTTCACTAACTTGATAGATTTGTCTTCAACAATAGGAAGGCATTTATAGTTGCATGTGTATTTCATCCTTCAGCTTATCAGAAAAAGACCCATGACATTTTTATCTGTCCACCTAGCATTCTACACACTTTACCTTTTTTAGCAAATTATGATTCTAACTATGAAAACAGTTtttgacaagaaaaacacagattgCAACAGCTCTCAGTAGGTTTTTAGGGACACCTCGTGGCAAAATGACACATTGCAAACGTTCAAGAATCAAGTGCCAAAATGGAGACGAGTGGTCCCacatttttgggggggttttagTAACATCAGTTGTCTCACAAGACACATTTCCATGCTTCTGACTAGTGCCAGAATTCATCTTTGCATTTTGTCACCTGCCTTCAACATTGATTTCCAGCATATTTTTATGGACAAAAGTCCATATGCTTTTTACCCTGTGCATTACAGAATAGTTCACCACAGTGAAAAATTATTACCGGTCTATTTCATCTAAAAGTTATGTCCATttcaaattgcttttaaaattgtggggttttttttaatgtgacagTACAACATTAAAGGTGCTGGCACACAGATTACATCAAGCTCCTTTTAGAGTCTGTTTCTCTCACCAATCACCACCAGTACACATTGTGATGGTTTCCTACTTTTTAGTTACCCTACTACACCACACAATTCTTTTATGGCAGAATGGAAGACAAAAGCATGTAGTGTACCTTTTAGAAATGCACATTCATGAACAAGAGAAATACAGCACATATTCGCCCATAGGGATACTACTGTGGATAAAAAACTTCAGCTGGCATTGTCCCACAGTACAAGCTTAAGCACAGTAAGCCTACACACAGACAACAGcttttgaagaagaaatataGCTAAGGCCTGGTAGACTTTAAGAATGGCTTAAATGCAAATCTGAAGACAATCTGCTGCCGGCAATACATCTAGTCTTTGATCACTTTCCAGTTTGCTAATGAATTATGCTATTGACATTTAGCTTCTATATATTCATGAGCACCATAGAGAGTGTATTTCACAAGACTCCCTACATTTGTGTTAACTCTGTCTCCTTGTGAACTCATAAAAGCTTGTAGCATCCAGCATATCCTTCAGAGAGGAACTGCATATCTGAGTCTTGCAAGAAAAATCATCCATTCTATTGTGTACCGGCCTCTCATTGCCCTGTAAATATTGTGGGCAATGCCCAAAAGTATCTGAAGTGAAGGTGTGAAGAGGATGAAGTCAGGCTCTTCTTGGAGGTGCCAATCAATAGAATGAGAAGCAATAGCCAGAAATTGATGCACAGGAAATTCTATCTGAACATGAGGAAAACCTTCACTGTGGAAGTGACCGAGCACGGGAATACCCTGCCCAGAGAGGGTATGGAGTTTCCCTAACTGGAGATTCTCAAGAACCGTCTGACACGATCCTGTGCAATGTGCTCTGGGATCACCCTGCTTGGGCACgaggttggaccagatgtcccactgtggtcccttccaacccgacctgtgattctgtgacctgGTCATTCTCgctctccccagctccctcccccGCCCAGTgccgtggctgtgctgggacaggcgGGACCCCGGCACTCACCGAGCACCGAGCCGCGCCCGCagcccgccgcccccggccctccccggccgccgcccccggccctcctcggccgccgcccccggccctccccggccgccgcccccggccctcctcggccgccgcccccggccctccccggccgccgcccccggccctccccggccgccgcccccggccctcCTCGGCCGCCGCCCTCGGCCCTCCCCGGCCGCACTGCAGGCGTAGCGCCCGCCCCCAGCACCTCTCACCCGGGAAGCGGAAGGCGCTCCCGAGGCCGCCGGCTCCAGGGAGCccgcagggacagggacgggcGCCGGGACCGCTCCGCTGCCCGCTGTGAGTAGCGCCGGGCGCCCGGCGGGGCTGTGCGGGCGGGGACGCGGCGCCGGGGCCTGAGGGGGCGCCGCGCCAGGAACCCAAtggaaaagaaggcagaaaCCCCTAACAAAGCTGCACTGCGCAAAGTGAAACCGCATTAGCAAGGCTGCGTTGAGTGAGGGGAAAACACACATTGCTTTCTTCCTTTGGCCTTTCAGGCACCAGGCACCGcgaggagcagctgctctgacGCCCCGGGAACGcgtgtgctgctgtgggaagagcGCGACTGTCCCGTGCCCGCCGCCGGCATTTCAGTTCTGTCACAGGAGCCGGCTCTTCTCCTGCCGCATTCAGCATTAGCGGGGCAGGCATCCCTTCCATCCGCTGTCCAGTTATTAAAAACATGGTACTCCAGTCATTAAAAAACTGCCTTTGGCTGTCCTGCATCCTCAGGACTCCAAAAGCTTGCTTCTGGAGCACAGTTAGTGGAGGCCTCATTATCCAGTCTGTTTCTAATGATGTTTACCAAAATCTAGCTGTGGAAGACTGGATCCATGACCACATGGATTTAGAAAAGCAACAGGTCCTTTTCCTTTGGAGAAATTCCCCTGCTGTGGTAATAGGGAGACATCAGAATCCCTGGCAGGAATGCAACCTCAGGCTATTGAGGcaaaaaaacataaaactaGCCAGGAGAAGAAGTGGAGGAGGGACAGTTTACCATGACTTAGGTAATATCAATTTGACTTTCTTcacaaccagaaaaaaatacgAACGAATGGGAAACCTGAAGCTCATTGTGAAGGCACTGAAAGCCTTGCGACCCCAGTTAGATGTACATGTCACTGACAGATATGACATCTTGCTAGACAGGCAATACAAAATCTCAGGCACTGCTGCAAAGCTGGGAAGGACAAGTGCTTATCACCACTGTACCTTACTCTGTAATGCAGATAAGTTTGTTTTATCTTCTGTGCTAAAAAGTCCTTATAAAGGGCTGAAGAGCAATGCCACTCCCAGCGTGCCTGCCTCAGTGAAAAATCTCTTTGAAGAGGATGCCAGTTTAACTTCTGAGATGCTCCTGGATGCCATTGCTAAAGAATATGCTGTGCAACACCAGATAGATCACCATATCACCTTA is part of the Prinia subflava isolate CZ2003 ecotype Zambia chromosome 3, Cam_Psub_1.2, whole genome shotgun sequence genome and harbors:
- the LIPT1 gene encoding lipoyl amidotransferase LIPT1, mitochondrial gives rise to the protein MVLQSLKNCLWLSCILRTPKACFWSTVSGGLIIQSVSNDVYQNLAVEDWIHDHMDLEKQQVLFLWRNSPAVVIGRHQNPWQECNLRLLRQKNIKLARRRSGGGTVYHDLGNINLTFFTTRKKYERMGNLKLIVKALKALRPQLDVHVTDRYDILLDRQYKISGTAAKLGRTSAYHHCTLLCNADKFVLSSVLKSPYKGLKSNATPSVPASVKNLFEEDASLTSEMLLDAIAKEYAVQHQIDHHITLINPADETLLPGISNKTEELQTWEWVYGKTPKFSVSTCLNMAHKDSVLDVKVNLDVKHGRIEVCNIDLPEQWLPPGLCSELVKSLTGSKFCPNEITTLVTTLLRACPQDDELHSRWSLLCENMIRLM